In Triticum aestivum cultivar Chinese Spring chromosome 5B, IWGSC CS RefSeq v2.1, whole genome shotgun sequence, the following proteins share a genomic window:
- the LOC123116489 gene encoding uncharacterized protein: MAGWTSIPAELLAEISGRLPGDADRIHIHQVCSHWRASTSRLAACRPWIIAGREPWSLVGPVGEHSFWLPLGGRRIYLGTPTPAGLPYCCGTPLGWLALMDNLQSPTRFVLWEPLSEAEIFLPCLPAVVQVFLSGDPLTSPDWMAIASQKLYSTGTCMGQTLFFWRPGDAAWTMQLERPNGRIDSAAFHQGKFYFTDIGWTLHVYDLDRSPPKLVRSTYLYSALRERHGFRQFPGGGRPTWYVVAFNGELLLVVMYRAPNIKAVEVYRPDWAAERLELRDKVTDLGEYSLFLGRGDAFALCAKDFTMIRRNCLYFVEHDTVKHQDWAIVLDLGSNVFQQIPYPGEQMEGTGRNNHWTAYSWFCLRRPFLKGEAQ; the protein is encoded by the coding sequence ATGGCCGGCTGGACCTCCATCCCGGCGGAGCTACTCGCGGAAATCTCCGGCCGCCTGCCAGGCGACGCGGACCGGATCCACATCCATCAGGTATGCTCCCACTGGCGCGCATCCACTTCCCGGCTGGCCGCCTGCCGTCCATGGATCATCGCCGGCCGCGAACCATGGAGCCTGGTTGGCCCGGTCGGCGAACACTCGTTTTGGCTACCGCTTGGCGGCCGACGGATCTACTTGGGCACGCCCACGCCGGCGGGCCTACCATATTGCTGCGGCACGCCCCTTGGCTGGCTTGCTCTCATGGACAACCTGCAATCCCCAACGCGGTTTGTCCTCTGGGAGCCCCTCTCTGAAGCTGAGATCTTTCTGCCCTGTTTGCCCGCCGTTGTCCAAGTCTTCCTCTCAGGAGACCCGCTCACCTCGCCTGACTGGATGGCGATCGCAAGCCAGAAGCTCTACAGCACTGGCACTTGCATGGGCCAGACGCTCTTCTTCTGGCGGCCTGGAGATGCCGCATGGACTATGCAGCTCGAGCGGCCAAACGGCAGAATCGATAGCGCAGCATTCCATCAGGGGAAATTCTACTTCACCGACATCGGGTGGACCCTTCACGTCTATGATCTTGACCGCTCCCCTCCCAAGCTTGTCCGGAGCACGTACCTTTACAGTGCTCTGCGAGAGCGCCATGGATTTCGACAGTTCCCTGGCGGTGGCAGGCCGACGTGGTATGTGGTCGCATTCAATGGCGAGTTGCTGCTTGTTGTGATGTACCGTGCGCCCAACATAAAGGCTGTCGAAGTTTACCGCCCGGATTGGGCAGCGGAGCGCCTGGAGCTGCGGGACAAGGTCACGGATCTCGGCGAGTACTCGCTCTTCTTGGGCCGCGGTGACGCGTTTGCCCTCTGTGCAAAGGACTTCACTATGATCAGGAGAAATTGTCTCTACTTTGTAGAGCACGATACAGTCAAGCATCAAGATTGGGCTATTGTGTTAGACTTGGGGTCAAATGTTTTTCAACAAATTCCATATCCCGGAGAGCAGATGGAGGGCACGGGCAGAAATAATCACTGGACGGCGTATTCGTGGTTCTGTCTCAGAAGACCCTTCTTGAAGGGTGAAGCCCAGTAA